A window of the Brachybacterium sacelli genome harbors these coding sequences:
- a CDS encoding NADP-dependent oxidoreductase, with amino-acid sequence MSTPTLNHRIRLAARPHGEPGRDDFQHDAVEIRSPGPGDVLLRTRYLSLDPYVRGRMSDAPSYAAPMEVGDVIVGGTVSEIVESSDDGFAPGDVVLSYGGWQEYSIEPAAGLRRLDPGSAPVTTALGVLGMPGFTAYAGLLGIGRPQPGETVAVAAATGPVGSAVGQIARIHGARAIGIAGGEQKVARMRELGFDEALDHRAPALPDRLAQAAPDGIDVYFENVGGAVWDAVLPQLNEFARVPVCGLAANYNATELPEGPDRSGQLMGAVLTKSLTLRGFIQREFVEPMFEDFLRDMTDWVADGRVQYTEDISEGLDDAPDAFVRLLRGENFGKAIVQVS; translated from the coding sequence ATGAGCACTCCTACGCTGAACCATCGGATCCGCCTGGCCGCGCGACCGCACGGCGAGCCCGGCCGCGACGACTTCCAGCACGACGCGGTCGAGATCCGCTCCCCCGGCCCCGGCGACGTCCTGCTGCGCACCCGGTACCTCTCCCTGGACCCGTACGTGCGCGGACGCATGAGCGATGCCCCGTCCTACGCGGCGCCGATGGAGGTCGGCGACGTGATCGTCGGCGGCACCGTCTCCGAGATTGTCGAGTCCTCCGACGACGGCTTCGCCCCCGGCGACGTCGTCCTCTCCTACGGCGGCTGGCAGGAGTACAGCATCGAGCCCGCCGCCGGACTGCGCCGTCTCGATCCCGGGTCCGCGCCCGTCACGACCGCACTGGGCGTGCTGGGCATGCCCGGCTTCACCGCGTACGCGGGCCTGCTGGGCATCGGCAGGCCACAGCCCGGGGAGACCGTCGCCGTGGCCGCCGCCACCGGCCCCGTGGGTTCCGCCGTGGGCCAGATCGCGAGGATCCACGGTGCGCGCGCGATCGGCATCGCCGGCGGGGAGCAGAAGGTCGCCAGGATGCGCGAGCTCGGCTTCGACGAGGCCCTCGATCACCGCGCCCCGGCCCTGCCGGACCGGCTGGCCCAGGCCGCGCCCGACGGGATCGACGTGTACTTCGAGAACGTCGGCGGGGCCGTCTGGGATGCCGTGCTGCCCCAGCTGAACGAGTTCGCCCGGGTGCCCGTGTGCGGCCTGGCCGCGAACTACAACGCGACCGAGCTGCCGGAGGGCCCGGACCGCTCCGGGCAGCTGATGGGAGCCGTGCTGACCAAGAGCCTCACGCTGCGCGGCTTCATCCAGCGCGAGTTCGTCGAGCCGATGTTCGAGGACTTCCTGCGGGACATGACCGACTGGGTGGCCGATGGCCGGGTGCAGTACACCGAGGACATCAGCGAAGGGCTGGACGACGCCCCCGACGCCTTCGTCCGTCTGCTGCGTGGGGAGAACTTCGGCAAGGCGATCGTCCAGGTCTCCTGA
- a CDS encoding metallopeptidase family protein has product MIEISRADFEEAVDDALDSLPEEVAASIAQANVAILVEEEPDRAQSGGTELLGLYEGIPLDQRSVFDGYAQPDRIFVFRGPLQRVATTREHLVEEIAVTVLHELGHLFGISDARLHELGWG; this is encoded by the coding sequence ATGATCGAGATCAGCCGCGCGGACTTCGAGGAAGCCGTCGACGACGCCCTGGACTCGCTGCCCGAGGAGGTCGCGGCGTCCATCGCGCAGGCGAACGTGGCGATCCTGGTCGAGGAGGAGCCCGACCGTGCGCAGTCCGGCGGCACCGAGCTGCTGGGCCTGTACGAGGGCATCCCGCTGGATCAACGCTCGGTCTTCGACGGCTACGCCCAGCCCGACCGGATCTTCGTCTTCCGCGGCCCGCTGCAACGGGTGGCGACCACGCGCGAGCACCTGGTCGAGGAGATCGCCGTGACGGTCCTGCACGAGCTGGGCCACCTGTTCGGCATCAGCGACGCGCGCCTGCACGAGCTCGGCTGGGGCTGA
- a CDS encoding response regulator transcription factor: MADDDVTRVGLVDDDSLVRAGLAMILGADPALEVVCQGNDGSEAVTLVQKHRPDVLLMDVRMPGLDGIAATKAVSALPNPPKIVMLTTFDMDEYVFQALEAGASGFLLKDTPPQDLARAVHVVAGGDAMLSPTITRRMLSHFSDANPGTRQDRHPGLDQLTERETEVLGAVGAGLSNAQIGMRLFMSEATVKAHVSKIFAKLDCTNRVQIAIIAHEAGLSDLDADPEM, encoded by the coding sequence GTGGCCGATGACGACGTGACGCGCGTGGGACTGGTCGACGACGATTCCCTGGTGCGCGCCGGTCTGGCGATGATCCTGGGGGCCGATCCGGCCCTCGAGGTGGTCTGCCAGGGCAACGACGGCTCCGAGGCGGTGACGCTGGTCCAGAAGCACCGCCCCGACGTGCTGCTGATGGACGTGCGCATGCCCGGGCTCGACGGCATCGCAGCGACCAAGGCGGTCTCGGCCCTGCCGAACCCGCCCAAGATCGTCATGCTCACCACCTTCGACATGGACGAGTACGTGTTCCAGGCTCTCGAGGCCGGGGCCAGCGGCTTCCTGCTCAAGGACACCCCTCCCCAGGACCTCGCCCGTGCCGTCCACGTGGTCGCGGGCGGGGACGCGATGCTCTCGCCGACGATCACGCGGCGGATGCTCTCGCACTTCTCGGACGCGAACCCCGGCACCCGCCAGGACCGCCACCCCGGGCTCGACCAGCTGACCGAGCGCGAGACGGAGGTGCTCGGCGCCGTCGGCGCGGGCCTGTCGAACGCACAGATCGGGATGCGGCTGTTCATGAGCGAGGCGACTGTGAAGGCCCACGTCTCGAAGATCTTCGCGAAGCTCGACTGCACCAATCGGGTCCAGATCGCGATCATCGCCCACGAGGCCGGGCTCAGCGACCTCGACGCCGACCCGGAGATGTGA
- a CDS encoding sensor histidine kinase — protein sequence MDELGAPVRRIWQEVLLLTVVLGEAALLVILRTSSTDLWQAAATAVLGVALLARRRHWPWLLPLILVVNAAAWSLGVLIIGTYTYATRSHHRLRTLLVSLLAAAGMAVPSLMTGAETANEAFGVMGVVVAVLVVAASAATGMYTSTRRMLLAQLHKRAEQAESGKATAQEQARRAERTRIAREMHDIVAHKISLVALQAGALEVNPALEREQVQQSAGLIRQTATTALSELREVLGVLRGDGEEAPLAPQPTWEDVRRLVTTSKEAGITVDLFDFIDDPVPDQLARTAFRVVQEGLTNIHKHALHTKARVALIGEPGTDLVIEVSNVLPKGFTTDLPGARMGLSGIETRVTHAGGTMSSGPTDDGRFEVRAVIPWPMTT from the coding sequence GTGGATGAACTGGGGGCGCCGGTGCGCCGGATCTGGCAGGAGGTGCTGCTCCTCACCGTCGTGCTGGGCGAGGCGGCGCTGCTGGTGATCCTCCGCACCTCGTCCACCGACCTGTGGCAGGCCGCCGCCACCGCCGTGCTCGGGGTGGCACTCCTGGCGCGGCGTCGGCATTGGCCCTGGCTGCTGCCGCTGATCCTGGTGGTCAATGCCGCGGCCTGGTCGCTGGGGGTGCTGATCATCGGCACCTACACCTATGCCACGCGCAGCCACCACCGTCTGCGCACGCTCCTGGTCTCGCTGCTGGCCGCGGCGGGGATGGCAGTGCCCTCACTGATGACGGGGGCTGAGACCGCCAACGAAGCCTTCGGCGTCATGGGGGTCGTGGTCGCGGTGCTGGTGGTGGCGGCGTCGGCGGCCACCGGCATGTACACCTCGACGCGGCGGATGCTGCTGGCGCAGCTGCACAAGCGCGCCGAGCAGGCCGAGTCCGGCAAGGCCACGGCCCAGGAGCAGGCGCGCCGCGCCGAGCGCACCCGCATCGCCCGCGAGATGCACGACATCGTCGCGCACAAGATCTCCCTGGTCGCCCTGCAGGCAGGGGCCCTCGAGGTGAACCCGGCCCTCGAGCGAGAGCAGGTCCAGCAGTCCGCAGGCCTGATCCGGCAGACGGCCACCACCGCGCTCTCGGAGCTGCGGGAGGTGCTGGGGGTGCTGCGCGGCGACGGCGAGGAGGCTCCCCTGGCGCCGCAGCCCACCTGGGAGGACGTGCGACGCCTGGTGACCACCTCGAAGGAGGCCGGCATCACCGTGGACCTCTTCGACTTCATCGACGACCCCGTCCCGGACCAGCTGGCCCGCACCGCCTTCCGGGTGGTGCAGGAAGGGCTGACGAACATCCACAAACACGCCCTGCACACCAAGGCCCGAGTGGCCCTGATCGGTGAGCCGGGCACGGATCTGGTGATCGAGGTCAGTAATGTGTTGCCCAAGGGGTTCACGACGGACCTGCCCGGAGCCCGGATGGGGCTGTCGGGCATCGAGACCCGCGTGACGCACGCGGGAGGCACGATGTCGTCGGGCCCCACCGATGACGGACGCTTCGAAGTGAGGGCGGTGATCCCGTGGCCGATGACGACGTGA